A region of the Arctopsyche grandis isolate Sample6627 chromosome 10, ASM5162203v2, whole genome shotgun sequence genome:
AAACTCTCATATGCTAAAAAATGATTAAGGCTTTTCACATACGAGAGTTTTTACAGATatataaatgcataaaaaatcattgataaaaatagatatttagAAGTATACAGATGGTTGAAAAATTTACCTGCTGAAGAACAGCATGAATTACATCATAAGGTTGAACTGTTTGATACATAACAGAATGAATTTCACTTGGAGTCATAGGTTTATCGAACACCGTCTCCTTTTGTCCGATAATTCCGACTgtaatctacatataaataacattacaaaaaattaaaactaattttaatacgcataaatgtattttaagtattgtacatacatataatatgtacccaCTGACCTGTTTTCCATTCACCAAAACAGTTGTTATAAATGGACTGATCGAATcgactgtatgatgaagtagaCTAGAACAATATCTCACAGCGAGCCAGTAACGTAACACACCCGCTTTGTGATACAAACCGTGCAGTGCAGAATCTACAGTTGTACCGTtaacctaaaataatatataattaatatacaattatatactAAGCCATTATACCGTATCATCACTCGTAAACTCACTTCATAGTTCGGACCTTCACGTTTCAATAAAACACCCCATAACTGACATAGCGTGTACATATTTGACGTGGACCTCaaaatttccaatatttccCATATAGGCTTTTCGTTCAAGTTGACGAGATCAGTGGTAGTTTCGTTGAACTTCAAACTCTTGGGGACGTCAGTTAAACTTTGATAACCAATATACTCATGCTCTAGCTGTTTGAATGTTTGGAAAACTCCATCGGGCAATTCATTCTGATGCATAAAATCAAGATGCTCTGAAATTgataatacatgtatattatttaaaatgtttgaaaacaattaaattaaatatataacaaaaaaaacataccGACACAAGAACTTGAAAGCAAATTTTGCAAGCGTCCCAATCGTACTTTTACCGTATCACAATAGCCTTTTTTTAGCATAGCAAACAGATCTAACATTTCCTTGAACTGTGGATCTCGCATATGTTCTTCTCGAATCAAAAGACACACTGTAGGTCTACCAGACAGCCTCCAATAACGTCCGACAAACTGCAACTCCGTCTTGATATCGTCGATGAGCAAAGACATGTCACGGTACAAGTAAAATTCGGACACTTCGAATATGAGCGGATAGCACAGAACACTCATCCCACAAATTCTATACACCTTTAAAATAAGACAAAAATTATTCAGTGCAATATTTTATAACTATAAGATTActttaatacaaatattgaaCTATTGACCTACCTTACTTGTGCCGAGTGAACCGACAGGTCTCACCGGACGTCCTGTCAGGCCGAGTTTCGAACATACGCCGAGTTGTTGATACACATTTACCAATTGAGCTGAACTGCACACTTGAACCGGTTCCACCTCGTGAGGTGTTTGCGTTTGAATGCCGTAAGTACCCATCATCGCTTGCAATCGCATAGACTCGGCAATCAAAACCACTTGCACAACCAGATCTGTGGCAGTTCCCTGTATAGTAAATTGAAATTAGTTCAATTAAACCTACTTAATTTTACCTGATGAAACTAACATAACCATAGCTACGGTTACCATATCTCAGTGATTAAAAAAAgagtttaaattcaaattaaaaaatagatcaCCTGAAATGCAGAGTAGCGTCCAGCTTTACGAGGTCTGTTGTAAGATGGAAGATATCTTCTGATTGGGTCCAATTCGTTTACGTGTATTAAACCGCCAGTTAGTAGTTGGGCGATTATAAACATTGCTTGACCCCATAGAAATATTCCTCCACTTTCTGAcaccaaaaaaaatcatatttaatagTCAAATTAAAATCAACTTTTATTTAGGGtggttttaaatatgaaaaacaaataaattgaattattacatatttaaattaagagCTAACTACTTTCTATCTATGTGCAAGGATGCTGAATAAATATTGCATAAGTACAAGGGATAACATATGGATGGGTGTCTctcatttttaaaacaaagcaaaacattttccaaaaacaaaaattgagcATCAGACAAGCTAACCGTCTATTTTTAAATGGTATCATAACTAACTCAATATACCAATAACAAAATTGGACAGGAACATAATATAATGCAGCACACTTTATAAAAATGGTTGACGTACTGAAGGTTAACGAATAAGAGGCTATATtgatgtgtaataaaaaaaaagtcaaaaaagctGACGGTGAAAGATATAATAAGTACCATCCAATTACCATCAGGTACTCTTCTTGTGGAATTCGGATGAGAACGCTCCATCGCAACACATTCTTTTGGCACATAGCAATACCAAGGTATAACAGGatctaaaaatagaaaattttaaataaaagaacAGTCCATGATGTgtagaataaaatatatgtaatattactcACCCCCAAATTCGTCAGTTTGTATTCTAGCTTTAAGAAGTTTCTGATATTCTTCTACTTGATCAGGCAAAGTTCTGAACACACcgtcaattattaaaaatgtatagaatAACGGCCATTCACATTCAATTCCttcgaattctttcaattctCCTTCACTGTAGAatctaaaataaacaaagaacacGTTGTAATTTTGAACTATTCACCTAataagttttcattttttttacatatgtaaatatgtacatatataccaaaaagTCTAATAGGTAAACATAATGCGCTTTCCCTGGTCAATTACATACgtcgataaacaattatatatatacagtatcACAGAGACATCCAGTAGCGTTGTGTAGTGTCCAGTAGGTCCAGTAGGTTCGTTATATGGCGGTCCTCGACCTACACACCTCAttgcaatttatgtatatatacagctttctatatttatacagctaccgcgaaATCTGTCTGATTCAACAATGTATAGCATCAAATGTGAGCCATAATTGCCTTTTGTTCGAATTCCTGATAAATCagtgtatgtacctaaaggtaAGAAGGTTAACTGATTCAGTGAGATGGAGACGCAATATAGAAAGTATGTGAACTTAGATTCTCTTTGGGCGCTTCTCTTTCGTAAATCgtaacaattaacaaatattaataattaataaaaaaaaaaaattaatatatagtaTCGTTACTTTTCTCTacacatctatggacaaattcgatagTACTAATACTTCGAggaaacatatttatgtatcagCAAATTCCAGATGCTTATaagctcgaatttgcgagagatgGGATAGGTTTCCAATTTtggtggaactgtttcaacaatgaaatcagataaattggcaaactctgatagaaaacgatcgaaatGGTGTCACATATagccaaggtctgaccaacaacaCCACCATCATACACcggcagcatggctcggtggttgggcttttgcctataACTGAGAGgcaccaggttcgatcccgtgagttgatctCAATTGAcgagaatttattctgagtatgtctgtaatactgctggtcagacttggatatttgtggctccagatcgatcgtttcctatcagggtttgccaatttttctgatttcattgttgaaacggttcctcgattaaaaaCCAGTTTATAactggctaaaaaccttcctacctactatgtcatcactattttacaataaaatttatatacaagttaaaattcatagatgtctcgttaatttcgaagTGCCtcataattcaacgacttatgtaataaaaatgctgcattgtttgtaattggccaagaaggcgcattggggtttgcctgttgggccttcctggtatatatgtatataataaaaataaaacacccaACCAGAGACTGAGCCCATGccccctcagttgaaagcattacacgctagtcactgatttatgaatatattatgtacctTTGATCTGGATCTTCCAGAGCACACTTATATCCATCTCGGTTGAAACGTTTCATTCCATATTTACCACTAAGTTTTTTGATAACATTGTTTTTAGTTTGATTAACCAAATGTTCTTCGTGAGATGCGAAAGCAGGAAATGATAGCGTCGGAATCAATGAAGCATCTTCACCCTAAAATAATTACCTACATTGTATTTACAAACACATAACAGAagcaaatggaaaatatttagaaatacacACTTTGGAACTTGATTCTTTTGGAAGTAATGTTTCAAAAATACTTCGATTTCTATTGTGTGCGTCAATATCAACATATATAACACTCCAAGATGCACCTTTATCACCAAATAAATTGCATCCATTTATGGCTTCCAGTGCAGATTTCGCCATTCCtatatataatgaatatttacttattagaaatacatatacttatagATGTG
Encoded here:
- the LOC143918425 gene encoding putative phosphorylase b kinase regulatory subunit beta, which codes for MRRGSIDESNIGQFLKMSNYEDTVRQLDIYYGIVKRQLLRYQSPVSGLFPVLSCDTQVGSVRESIYCAAAVWSLYQAYRRIDDDRGKSYELGQSAVKCMRGILECWIKQAPRVEKFKRQQCSAYALHCKFNLTTGEVVYKDDEYNHLQIDVVSIYLIFLVQMITSGLQIIYTQDEVAFVQNLVYYVERAYRTPDFGMWERGSKYNDGTPEIHASSIGMAKSALEAINGCNLFGDKGASWSVIYVDIDAHNRNRSIFETLLPKESSSKGEDASLIPTLSFPAFASHEEHLVNQTKNNVIKKLSGKYGMKRFNRDGYKCALEDPDQRFYSEGELKEFEGIECEWPLFYTFLIIDGVFRTLPDQVEEYQKLLKARIQTDEFGDPVIPWYCYVPKECVAMERSHPNSTRRVPDESGGIFLWGQAMFIIAQLLTGGLIHVNELDPIRRYLPSYNRPRKAGRYSAFQGTATDLVVQVVLIAESMRLQAMMGTYGIQTQTPHEVEPVQVCSSAQLVNVYQQLGVCSKLGLTGRPVRPVGSLGTSKVYRICGMSVLCYPLIFEVSEFYLYRDMSLLIDDIKTELQFVGRYWRLSGRPTVCLLIREEHMRDPQFKEMLDLFAMLKKGYCDTVKVRLGRLQNLLSSSCVEHLDFMHQNELPDGVFQTFKQLEHEYIGYQSLTDVPKSLKFNETTTDLVNLNEKPIWEILEILRSTSNMYTLCQLWGVLLKREGPNYEVNGTTVDSALHGLYHKAGVLRYWLAVRYCSSLLHHTVDSISPFITTVLVNGKQITVGIIGQKETVFDKPMTPSEIHSVMYQTVQPYDVIHAVLQQEIVLYCGRLIATYPDMFRGILKIRVGWVLEAIKLYVQMFPSTKRDLSTSPIESYSPYELRQLLQQVLTVSDWAQDKDLNTLQRRQLDGCLCRVPKHFYAQVWDVLLCTPQGITVHGHCLPAQPTLSNMSRSELSFALVVEEMLNSIQEPAYRQLTVELVCIIATILRRNPELMFQNKLDLDQLLTDAVQMYNKDVNSGKPAPSIHQSIFAAPFSCTAGYLARAVVNTVLQGGATTLSTYVSNNHQENCLIS